One region of Vitis vinifera cultivar Pinot Noir 40024 chromosome 1, ASM3070453v1 genomic DNA includes:
- the LOC100260313 gene encoding TORTIFOLIA1-like protein 4 isoform X2 produces the protein MSLSKKTVSTRDLKHRVITCLNKLSDRDTLAVGTAELESIARNLTHDSFSPFLSCLYGTDSSEKSPVRKQCVRLLGVLSETHGDSLSPHLSKMLSNVVRRLRDSDSAVRLACVDAVGVMSSQITKPPFSAFLKPLTDSILLEQDYNLQIGSALCIAAAIEAAPDPEPEQLLKLLPRLLKLAKSESFRAKPALLSLIGSIIGAGGASTRGVLNSLVPCLVEFLSSEDWAARKASAEALARLALVERDLATEFKSSSLSSLESRRFDKVKVVRDTMNRTLDLWKELPCDSNGLLPLSPSKASSKDNGAGGCFPPASKISCDVGFETPQPKKIIPTRSPPSDNSLVTTARKRSPLQSSNNGKSTTAMFRKLDCKKPSDWKVEVAVPHPSSSKVACEDDLKRRYLVVSDSEENGNCGDSRPETNRVLFSKISNEKMHKFGCLRSGSRIVPFHENNNSESAVVDSNATEEEIYENQKDIEDLSLIRKQLIQIENQQSSMLNLLQVYWQLPKWDKLSGDPCKWPGDGTGGNII, from the exons ATGTCTCTCTCAAAGAAAACCGTCTCAACTCGTGATCTGAAGCACCGAGTCATCACCTGCCTCAACAAGCTCTCCGACCGGGACACCCTCGCTGTCGGGACGGCCGAGCTCGAATCCATCGCTCGGAATCTCACGCACGATTCCTTCTCTCCCTTCCTCTCATGCCTCTATGGTACCGATTCCTCCGAGAAATCGCCTGTAAGGAAGCAATGCGTTCGTCTCTTAGGTGTGCTCTCGGAGACTCACGGCGACTCTCTCTCTCCTCACCTCTCCAAAATGCTATCCAACGTCGTTCGTCGCCTTCGTGACTCCGATTCCGCCGTCCGATTGGCCTGCGTTGACGCCGTCGGTGTTATGTCGTCGCAGATCACGAAACCACCATTTTCCGCATTTTTGAAGCCCTTGACTGATTCAATATTGCTTGAGCAAGATTATAATTTGCAAATCGGTTCCGCGCTTTGCATTGCGGCAGCGATCGAGGCCGCGCCCGATCCAGAGCCGGAGCAGCTGCTGAAGCTCCTGCCGAGGCTACTGAAGTTAGCAAAGAGCGAGAGCTTCAGAGCGAAGCCGGCATTGTTGTCGCTCATCGGTAGCATTATTGGTGCCGGTGGGGCGTCCACTCGTGGTGTGTTGAATAGTCTGGTTCCGTGCTTGGTTGAGTTTTTGAGTAGTGAGGACTGGGCAGCGAGGAAGGCTTCGGCGGAGGCGTTGGCTAGATTAGCTCTCGTGGAGAGAGATTTGGCAACCGAGTTCAAGTCCTCGTCTTTGTCTTCTTTGGAGAGTCGGAGATTTGATAAg GTCAAGGTGGTCAGGGACACTATGAATCGCACCTTGGATTTGTGGAAGGAGCTTCCATGTGACTCCAACGGTCTCTTGCCCCTGTCTCCATCTAAAGCTTCTTCAAAAG ATAATGGTGCTGGTGGATGCTTCCCTCCTGCCTCCAAAATTTCCTGTGATGTTGGTTTTGAGACTCCTCAGCCAAAGAAAATAATCCCCACAAGATCACCTCCATCAGATAATTCATTAGTAACCACTGCGAGAAAGAGAAGCCCTTTACAGAGTAGTAATAATGGGAAATCGACTACTGCAATGTTCCGTAAGCTAGACTGCAAGAAACCCTCTGATTGGAAAGTTGAAGTTGCTGTTCCCCATCCATCCTCTTCAAAAGTGGCTTGTGAAGATGATCTTAAAAGGAGGTACTTGGTAGTTTCAGATTCGGAGGAGAATGGAAACTGCGGGGATTCAAGACCAGAAACAAACCGTGTCCTCTTTAGTAAGATCAGTAAtgaaaaaatgcataaatttggTTGCTTGAGATCTGGGTCTCGCATTGTCCCCTTTCATGAGAATAATAATTCTGAGTCAGCTGTCGTGGATAGCAATGCTACTGAAGAAGAAATCTATGAAAACCAAAAGGACATAGAGGATCTGTCTTTGATTCGCAAACAGCTTATCCAGATTGAGAACCAGCAATCCAGTATGTTAAATCTCCTCCAG GTTTATTGGCAACTCCCAAAGTGGGATAAACTCTCTGGAGACCCGTGTAAATGGCCTGGAGATGGTACTGGAGGAAATATCATTTGA
- the LOC100260313 gene encoding TORTIFOLIA1-like protein 4 isoform X1, whose amino-acid sequence MSLSKKTVSTRDLKHRVITCLNKLSDRDTLAVGTAELESIARNLTHDSFSPFLSCLYGTDSSEKSPVRKQCVRLLGVLSETHGDSLSPHLSKMLSNVVRRLRDSDSAVRLACVDAVGVMSSQITKPPFSAFLKPLTDSILLEQDYNLQIGSALCIAAAIEAAPDPEPEQLLKLLPRLLKLAKSESFRAKPALLSLIGSIIGAGGASTRGVLNSLVPCLVEFLSSEDWAARKASAEALARLALVERDLATEFKSSSLSSLESRRFDKVKVVRDTMNRTLDLWKELPCDSNGLLPLSPSKASSKDNGAGGCFPPASKISCDVGFETPQPKKIIPTRSPPSDNSLVTTARKRSPLQSSNNGKSTTAMFRKLDCKKPSDWKVEVAVPHPSSSKVACEDDLKRRYLVVSDSEENGNCGDSRPETNRVLFSKISNEKMHKFGCLRSGSRIVPFHENNNSESAVVDSNATEEEIYENQKDIEDLSLIRKQLIQIENQQSSMLNLLQRFIGNSQSGINSLETRVNGLEMVLEEISFDLAISSGRVSNSDSAGNTCCKLPGAEFLSSKFWKRTEGHTTSRFSSTGSIQALTTINNMPNKYASNMVDEQKLQHQNLDGFVANPLADIHGTSRTLIDGASPATQTMPVNLSRRLAA is encoded by the exons ATGTCTCTCTCAAAGAAAACCGTCTCAACTCGTGATCTGAAGCACCGAGTCATCACCTGCCTCAACAAGCTCTCCGACCGGGACACCCTCGCTGTCGGGACGGCCGAGCTCGAATCCATCGCTCGGAATCTCACGCACGATTCCTTCTCTCCCTTCCTCTCATGCCTCTATGGTACCGATTCCTCCGAGAAATCGCCTGTAAGGAAGCAATGCGTTCGTCTCTTAGGTGTGCTCTCGGAGACTCACGGCGACTCTCTCTCTCCTCACCTCTCCAAAATGCTATCCAACGTCGTTCGTCGCCTTCGTGACTCCGATTCCGCCGTCCGATTGGCCTGCGTTGACGCCGTCGGTGTTATGTCGTCGCAGATCACGAAACCACCATTTTCCGCATTTTTGAAGCCCTTGACTGATTCAATATTGCTTGAGCAAGATTATAATTTGCAAATCGGTTCCGCGCTTTGCATTGCGGCAGCGATCGAGGCCGCGCCCGATCCAGAGCCGGAGCAGCTGCTGAAGCTCCTGCCGAGGCTACTGAAGTTAGCAAAGAGCGAGAGCTTCAGAGCGAAGCCGGCATTGTTGTCGCTCATCGGTAGCATTATTGGTGCCGGTGGGGCGTCCACTCGTGGTGTGTTGAATAGTCTGGTTCCGTGCTTGGTTGAGTTTTTGAGTAGTGAGGACTGGGCAGCGAGGAAGGCTTCGGCGGAGGCGTTGGCTAGATTAGCTCTCGTGGAGAGAGATTTGGCAACCGAGTTCAAGTCCTCGTCTTTGTCTTCTTTGGAGAGTCGGAGATTTGATAAg GTCAAGGTGGTCAGGGACACTATGAATCGCACCTTGGATTTGTGGAAGGAGCTTCCATGTGACTCCAACGGTCTCTTGCCCCTGTCTCCATCTAAAGCTTCTTCAAAAG ATAATGGTGCTGGTGGATGCTTCCCTCCTGCCTCCAAAATTTCCTGTGATGTTGGTTTTGAGACTCCTCAGCCAAAGAAAATAATCCCCACAAGATCACCTCCATCAGATAATTCATTAGTAACCACTGCGAGAAAGAGAAGCCCTTTACAGAGTAGTAATAATGGGAAATCGACTACTGCAATGTTCCGTAAGCTAGACTGCAAGAAACCCTCTGATTGGAAAGTTGAAGTTGCTGTTCCCCATCCATCCTCTTCAAAAGTGGCTTGTGAAGATGATCTTAAAAGGAGGTACTTGGTAGTTTCAGATTCGGAGGAGAATGGAAACTGCGGGGATTCAAGACCAGAAACAAACCGTGTCCTCTTTAGTAAGATCAGTAAtgaaaaaatgcataaatttggTTGCTTGAGATCTGGGTCTCGCATTGTCCCCTTTCATGAGAATAATAATTCTGAGTCAGCTGTCGTGGATAGCAATGCTACTGAAGAAGAAATCTATGAAAACCAAAAGGACATAGAGGATCTGTCTTTGATTCGCAAACAGCTTATCCAGATTGAGAACCAGCAATCCAGTATGTTAAATCTCCTCCAG AGGTTTATTGGCAACTCCCAAAGTGGGATAAACTCTCTGGAGACCCGTGTAAATGGCCTGGAGATGGTACTGGAGGAAATATCATTTGATTTGGCAATATCAAGTGGAAGGGTATCAAACTCTGATTCTGCAGGGAACACATGTTGCAAGCTGCCCGGAGCAGAATTCTTGAGTTCTAAGTTTTGGAAGAGAACAGAAGGCCATACGACTTCAAGATTCTCTTCTACTGGCAGCATCCAAGCATTAACTACCATAAATAATATGCCCAATAAATATGCCAGCAATATGGTAGATGAACAAAAGCTTCAGCACCAAAATTTGGATGGATTTGTTGCAAATCCATTAGCTGATATTCATGGCACTTCAAGAACTCTAATTGATGGGGCATCTCCAGCTACTCAAACAATGCCAGTGAACCTTAGCCGCag ATTAGCTGCATAG